One Gordonia mangrovi genomic region harbors:
- a CDS encoding DEAD/DEAH box helicase, translating to MSGYEPIGMNGADHLSAFDERTVDRGSDYADQGRIVGLTWSDDELLLTGLCRGSGGHSYHTTVEFTADEDTRTLDSAECSCPVGFFCKHAVALLLTAFDEEYNAAHPPAPTPVVPAPVAQLPAQWRSTLGALVPPSRESGEPEPLGILVELPPSHRYAPNPAPTLRLVRRGTSGKWVKTGIKWSTVAASASGAFSARTSDGYDPDQQRAVVAIARAAAEGGMNVDTLSLTWAPADIWTMLADAQTAGVALVADPSTGAERVEIFPGARIALRITAVDDGALVSPYLQVDHEAWDQSPVGLIGSPMPHSAFTVADDVLLMGPFECPTHRGALDSLVAAGGITIPYSDVDEFSADLLPELSAHVPVDIVDDAIAPPVIEGPIPLLTVQVGDESATVHWSIRYTINGRPRDFEERESPSASALRNTDDEAQAWKDARDALELVALRCSRWLPQATRLVHQDLRGGAHVDDDLDAVVAEDTETAVQKASTRLLRRTFTYSMLDTAVLIGELIPELGDDIAVEITGNPADFRPAENEPEIAISEEETTAGNDWLNLAISVTVDGHDVPLGAVIRAIAARATHLLLADGTYFSLDDPGLRRLAELMQEAQELGEVDNGHVRRDTYHASLWEELLGLGVVDDQLAEWHERVRKLATATLPAPGGPPAGLAADLRDYQADGVDWLRFLWHNRLGGILADDMGLGKTVQALALIAEASAEVPTGSFLVIAPTSVVGNWVSEAQRFVPGLRAVAVTATEAKSGVSFAEQIDGAHIVVTSYTLLRLQFQQISQFQWTGVIFDEAQFVKNHNSKTHQCARRLGAEMKLAITGTPMENNLMELWSLLSLTAPGLFPSPKVFGDYFRKPIESGQNPGRLEQLRRRIRPVMLRRTKDQVVADLPAKQEQVLAVELATKHDKIYQTRLNRERQRVLGLLGDWEENRFAIFRSLTMLRQLSLHAGLVEDKHHDVASAKIDYLAEQLPELIAEGHAALVFSQFTGFLGLVRERLDDLGIAYSYLDGSMSASQRTTQIDAFTDGTAKVFLISLKAGGFGLNLTEADYCFVCDPWWNPAAEAQAVDRAHRIGQTRPVTVYRLVSKGTIEEKVVELQDRKRALFDAVVDEGDLFGTVISPDDVRSLVGGD from the coding sequence ATGTCCGGCTACGAACCCATCGGCATGAACGGCGCCGATCACCTCAGCGCCTTCGACGAGCGCACCGTCGATCGGGGCTCCGACTATGCCGATCAGGGCCGCATCGTAGGGCTGACCTGGTCCGACGACGAGCTGCTGCTGACCGGATTGTGCCGTGGCTCCGGCGGCCACAGCTATCACACCACCGTTGAGTTCACCGCGGACGAGGACACCCGCACCCTTGATTCGGCCGAGTGCAGTTGCCCGGTCGGGTTCTTCTGCAAGCACGCGGTCGCGTTGCTGTTGACGGCGTTCGACGAGGAGTACAACGCCGCCCATCCGCCCGCGCCGACACCGGTGGTTCCCGCACCGGTCGCGCAACTCCCCGCGCAGTGGCGATCCACCCTGGGCGCGCTCGTTCCGCCGTCGAGGGAAAGCGGCGAACCCGAGCCCCTGGGCATCCTGGTGGAACTACCGCCCTCGCATCGGTATGCGCCCAACCCGGCGCCCACCCTGCGGCTGGTGCGGCGCGGGACCAGCGGCAAATGGGTCAAGACCGGCATCAAGTGGAGCACCGTCGCGGCATCTGCCTCCGGCGCGTTCAGTGCGAGGACGTCGGACGGCTACGATCCCGACCAACAACGGGCCGTCGTCGCCATCGCCCGCGCCGCCGCCGAGGGCGGGATGAACGTCGACACCTTGTCGCTGACCTGGGCCCCCGCCGACATCTGGACGATGCTCGCCGACGCACAGACCGCCGGGGTGGCGCTGGTCGCCGACCCGTCGACCGGCGCCGAACGGGTCGAGATCTTCCCGGGTGCGCGTATCGCGTTGCGCATCACCGCCGTCGACGACGGCGCGTTGGTGTCCCCGTATCTGCAGGTCGACCACGAGGCGTGGGATCAGTCGCCGGTGGGACTGATCGGATCTCCGATGCCGCACAGCGCCTTCACCGTCGCCGACGATGTGCTGCTGATGGGACCGTTCGAATGTCCCACCCACCGCGGCGCACTCGACAGTCTCGTCGCGGCCGGTGGCATCACCATCCCGTACAGCGACGTCGACGAGTTCTCCGCCGACCTGCTGCCCGAATTGTCGGCGCATGTGCCGGTCGACATCGTCGACGACGCCATCGCGCCCCCGGTCATCGAGGGACCGATACCCCTGCTCACCGTGCAGGTCGGCGACGAATCGGCGACGGTGCACTGGAGCATTCGCTACACGATCAATGGTCGGCCACGCGATTTCGAGGAACGCGAATCACCGTCGGCGAGCGCCTTGCGCAACACCGACGACGAAGCGCAGGCGTGGAAGGATGCGCGCGATGCGCTCGAACTGGTCGCCCTGCGCTGTTCGCGATGGCTTCCGCAGGCCACCCGGCTGGTCCACCAGGATCTGCGGGGCGGCGCGCATGTCGACGACGATCTCGACGCGGTGGTGGCCGAGGACACCGAGACAGCCGTCCAGAAGGCCAGTACCCGACTGCTGCGACGCACCTTCACCTACTCGATGCTGGACACCGCCGTCCTGATCGGCGAGCTGATCCCCGAACTCGGCGACGACATCGCCGTCGAGATCACCGGCAATCCGGCCGACTTCCGGCCCGCCGAGAACGAGCCGGAGATCGCCATCTCCGAGGAGGAGACGACCGCCGGCAACGACTGGCTCAACCTCGCGATCAGCGTCACCGTCGACGGGCACGACGTCCCGCTGGGCGCGGTGATCCGGGCCATCGCCGCCCGGGCCACCCACCTGCTGCTCGCCGACGGCACCTATTTCTCCCTCGACGACCCGGGCCTGCGGCGCCTCGCCGAACTCATGCAAGAGGCTCAGGAACTCGGCGAGGTCGACAACGGCCACGTCCGGCGCGACACCTACCACGCCTCCCTCTGGGAGGAGCTGCTCGGTCTCGGGGTGGTGGACGACCAACTCGCCGAATGGCATGAGCGGGTTCGCAAGCTGGCCACCGCCACCCTCCCGGCGCCGGGCGGACCACCCGCCGGGCTCGCTGCCGACCTCCGCGACTACCAGGCCGACGGCGTCGACTGGCTGCGGTTCCTCTGGCACAACCGGCTCGGCGGCATCCTCGCCGACGACATGGGACTCGGCAAGACGGTGCAGGCGCTCGCGTTGATCGCCGAGGCCTCCGCCGAGGTCCCCACCGGCAGCTTCCTGGTGATCGCGCCGACGAGTGTGGTGGGGAACTGGGTCAGTGAGGCGCAGCGGTTCGTGCCCGGATTACGGGCCGTCGCGGTGACCGCCACCGAAGCCAAGAGCGGCGTCAGCTTCGCCGAACAGATCGACGGCGCGCACATCGTGGTCACCTCATACACCCTGCTGCGCTTGCAGTTCCAGCAGATCAGCCAGTTCCAATGGACCGGTGTCATCTTCGACGAGGCCCAGTTCGTGAAGAACCACAACAGCAAAACCCATCAGTGCGCCCGACGCCTCGGCGCCGAAATGAAGCTCGCCATCACCGGCACCCCGATGGAGAACAACCTGATGGAACTGTGGTCGCTGTTGTCGCTGACCGCACCCGGGCTGTTCCCGTCACCGAAGGTGTTCGGCGACTACTTCCGCAAACCCATCGAATCCGGACAGAATCCCGGCCGCCTCGAGCAGCTGCGCCGTCGGATCCGGCCGGTCATGTTGCGGCGCACCAAGGATCAGGTGGTCGCCGACCTGCCCGCCAAGCAGGAGCAGGTGCTCGCCGTCGAGCTGGCGACCAAACACGACAAGATCTACCAGACCCGGCTCAATCGGGAGCGGCAACGTGTGCTGGGTCTGCTGGGGGATTGGGAGGAGAACCGGTTCGCCATCTTCCGGTCGCTGACCATGCTGCGCCAGCTCAGTCTGCACGCCGGCCTGGTGGAGGACAAACACCACGACGTGGCGTCGGCCAAGATCGACTATCTGGCCGAACAGCTGCCCGAGCTGATCGCCGAAGGCCATGCGGCACTGGTGTTCAGCCAGTTCACCGGGTTCCTCGGGCTGGTCCGCGAGCGGCTTGACGACCTGGGCATCGCCTACAGCTATCTCGACGGCTCGATGTCGGCGAGTCAGCGCACCACCCAGATCGACGCCTTCACCGACGGCACCGCCAAGGTGTTTCTGATCAGCCTGAAAGCCGGCGGGTTCGGCCTCAACCTCACCGAGGCCGACTACTGCTTCGTCTGCGATCCGTGGTGGAATCCCGCCGCCGAGGCCCAGGCCGTCGACCGCGCCCACCGCATCGGCCAGACCCGCCCGGTCACCGTCTACCGCCTGGTGTCGAAGGGCACCATCGAGGAGAAGGTGGTCGAGCTGCAGGACCGCAAGCGCGCCCTGTTCGACGCCGTCGTCGACGAGGGCGACCTGTTCGGCACGGTCATCAGCCCCGACGACGTCCGCTCCCTCGTCGGCGGCGACTGA
- a CDS encoding alkaline phosphatase family protein gives MNEVIDELHPWRWSSYATLADVLPAIDDAFTGQLSPAVPVPASKDVVLLLIDGLGDTLLSAHAEVAPTLTSLRSTIIRAGFPATTASSITSLMSGATCGSHGVIGYSFRTDREATRAPNRQLLNALRWTLDRSDGRSALDTYVPEQIQPVTGLLPEMAGRGVDVTYVMPGLYRGSGFSRAAFRADGTYRSAQNPAEILAEVRETLSTPTSGNRFVYAYWPDLDAAGHLFGPGSAQWVKTLGVVDRLVADLASALPRETTLVVTGDHGMIQAEKRFDLDTTDEMLKGVEAVAGEMRVREVYTRPGARDDVQTFWTDALGDDAHVVAREQVLDEEWFGIEVTDVVAERIGDLVAVARGSTILTRSLTDPEIEVNMAGHHGAWSAAEQLVPVLMAQG, from the coding sequence GTGAATGAAGTGATCGACGAGCTCCACCCGTGGCGCTGGAGCAGCTACGCGACTCTGGCCGATGTTCTGCCGGCGATCGACGACGCCTTCACCGGACAGTTGTCACCGGCCGTGCCGGTTCCGGCGAGCAAAGATGTCGTGCTGCTGCTGATCGACGGACTCGGCGACACCCTGCTCAGTGCGCACGCCGAGGTGGCGCCGACGTTGACGTCGCTGCGCTCGACCATCATCCGTGCCGGCTTCCCGGCCACCACCGCGTCGAGCATCACCAGTCTGATGTCCGGGGCGACCTGCGGGAGTCACGGCGTGATCGGGTACTCGTTTCGCACCGACCGCGAGGCCACCCGGGCCCCGAACCGACAGCTGCTCAATGCATTGCGGTGGACACTCGATCGGTCCGATGGGCGCTCGGCGTTGGACACCTATGTGCCAGAACAGATCCAGCCGGTCACGGGGTTGTTGCCGGAGATGGCCGGCCGAGGCGTGGACGTGACGTATGTGATGCCCGGCCTGTATCGCGGATCGGGGTTCAGCCGTGCGGCGTTCCGGGCTGACGGCACCTATCGGTCGGCGCAGAACCCGGCCGAGATTCTCGCCGAGGTGCGCGAGACACTCTCGACACCCACCTCGGGGAATCGTTTCGTCTACGCCTATTGGCCCGACCTCGACGCGGCCGGCCACCTGTTCGGACCGGGGTCTGCGCAGTGGGTGAAGACGCTCGGCGTCGTCGACCGGCTGGTCGCCGACCTCGCGTCCGCACTGCCGCGGGAGACGACGCTGGTGGTGACCGGTGACCACGGAATGATCCAGGCAGAGAAGCGGTTCGACCTCGATACCACAGACGAGATGCTGAAGGGTGTGGAGGCCGTCGCCGGTGAGATGCGGGTGCGGGAGGTCTACACGCGGCCCGGTGCGCGTGACGATGTGCAGACGTTCTGGACCGACGCGCTCGGCGACGACGCGCACGTGGTGGCGCGCGAGCAGGTGCTCGACGAAGAGTGGTTCGGTATCGAGGTCACCGACGTGGTCGCCGAGCGGATCGGCGATCTGGTGGCTGTCGCCCGGGGCTCCACGATCCTCACCCGCAGTCTGACCGATCCGGAGATCGAGGTGAACATGGCCGGCCATCACGGGGCGTGGAGTGCGGCCGAGCAGCTGGTGCCGGTGTTGATGGCGCAGGGGTGA
- a CDS encoding MSMEG_0565 family glycosyltransferase produces the protein MRIALLTYSTKPRGGVVHTLNLAEALARHGADVTVWSLARGGDDGFFRRVDPAVTQRLIPFADVPNETVTGRIVRSIDTMRNAFDPTAHDIVHAQDCISANAVGTCIRTIHHLDQFTTPILVECHEKAVVNPYARICVSRAVAQEVRDGWGLSPTVIPNGVDHRRFHAAAAPEAADDRRRWRDRLGPYVLAVGGIEPRKGSLDLLEAYARLRRRNPDLALVFAGGETLFDYRDYRAEFDRRQSELGVEPVVLGPVPDDTLPALVAGCDVFAFPSTKEGFGLAAMEALAAGRPVVARDLPILREVFGDTVTYASDVDSLAAELSAARTPDSRRREAGDALARSLTWDNAAKAHLDFYAAHPGPVGGRVVSSR, from the coding sequence ATGCGTATCGCCCTGCTGACCTACTCCACCAAACCGCGCGGCGGCGTCGTCCACACGCTCAATCTCGCCGAGGCGCTCGCCCGCCACGGCGCCGACGTCACCGTGTGGAGCCTCGCCCGCGGCGGCGACGACGGCTTCTTCCGTCGGGTCGATCCGGCTGTCACGCAACGACTCATCCCGTTCGCCGACGTGCCCAACGAGACCGTCACCGGAAGGATCGTGCGGTCCATCGACACCATGCGCAACGCGTTCGACCCCACCGCCCACGACATCGTGCACGCCCAGGACTGCATCAGCGCCAACGCCGTCGGCACCTGTATCCGCACCATCCACCACCTCGACCAGTTCACCACCCCGATCCTGGTGGAATGCCATGAGAAAGCCGTCGTCAACCCGTACGCCCGGATCTGCGTGTCCCGTGCGGTGGCCCAGGAGGTCCGCGACGGTTGGGGACTGTCACCGACGGTGATCCCGAATGGCGTCGATCACCGACGTTTTCACGCCGCGGCCGCGCCCGAGGCGGCCGATGACCGACGACGCTGGCGTGACCGGCTCGGACCCTACGTCCTCGCCGTCGGCGGCATCGAACCGCGCAAGGGCAGCCTCGACCTGCTGGAGGCCTACGCACGGCTGCGACGCCGAAATCCCGACCTAGCGCTGGTTTTTGCGGGTGGGGAGACACTGTTCGACTACCGCGACTACCGGGCGGAGTTCGACCGCAGGCAGTCCGAACTCGGCGTCGAGCCGGTCGTGCTGGGCCCGGTCCCCGACGACACCCTGCCCGCCCTCGTCGCCGGATGCGACGTCTTCGCCTTCCCGTCGACCAAGGAAGGCTTCGGCCTCGCCGCGATGGAGGCCCTGGCCGCCGGCCGTCCGGTGGTCGCCCGCGACCTGCCCATCCTGCGAGAGGTGTTCGGCGACACCGTCACCTACGCCTCCGACGTCGACAGCCTGGCCGCCGAGCTCAGCGCCGCACGCACTCCCGATTCTCGTCGACGAGAGGCCGGTGACGCGCTGGCCCGATCGCTCACCTGGGACAATGCCGCCAAGGCGCATCTCGACTTCTACGCCGCGCATCCGGGCCCTGTCGGTGGTCGAGTAGTTTCGAGCCGCTAG
- a CDS encoding carbon-nitrogen hydrolase family protein: MTTVTLGALAAHFGRDVDRGVSKAVGIIEAARRDGVDLLVFPDASIGGYIGDLRRPDTAELPPTLDPDGPELAAIAAAAGPMTVCIGYTEAAEGKRYNSAVCLSGDGVHGRHRKVHQPAGESLAYAAGESFCAFDTPVGRLGMLIDYDKTFPESARTLALDGARIIAALNAWPASVTDRAARLPADRQSRLFDLYDCARAAENQVFVVSSNLTGVTGSLRFLGQAKVVGPGGDVLANTRSKGGLAKVDVDVTAEITRARRVLNHLAELKAESYHRRPSDTAPGR, encoded by the coding sequence ATGACCACCGTCACGCTGGGCGCCCTCGCCGCCCACTTCGGACGCGATGTGGACCGGGGTGTGTCCAAGGCGGTCGGCATCATCGAGGCCGCGCGCCGCGACGGCGTGGACCTCCTGGTGTTCCCGGACGCGTCGATCGGCGGTTACATCGGCGACCTGCGTCGCCCGGACACCGCCGAGTTGCCACCGACGCTCGATCCCGACGGTCCCGAACTCGCGGCGATCGCCGCGGCGGCCGGGCCGATGACGGTGTGCATCGGCTATACCGAAGCGGCAGAGGGGAAGCGGTACAACAGCGCGGTGTGCCTGTCCGGCGATGGCGTCCACGGCAGGCACCGCAAGGTGCATCAACCGGCGGGGGAGTCGTTGGCGTATGCCGCGGGAGAGTCGTTCTGCGCCTTCGACACCCCGGTCGGCCGCCTCGGTATGCTGATCGACTACGACAAGACCTTCCCGGAATCCGCCCGGACTCTGGCCCTCGACGGCGCCCGGATCATCGCCGCCCTCAACGCCTGGCCGGCCAGCGTCACCGACCGTGCCGCGCGGCTACCCGCCGACCGGCAGTCACGGCTGTTCGACCTGTACGACTGTGCCCGCGCCGCCGAGAACCAGGTGTTCGTGGTGTCGTCGAACCTCACCGGGGTCACCGGATCGCTGCGTTTCCTGGGGCAGGCGAAGGTGGTGGGTCCGGGCGGCGACGTCCTCGCCAACACCCGATCGAAAGGTGGCCTCGCCAAGGTGGATGTAGACGTGACCGCCGAGATCACCCGCGCGCGCAGGGTGCTCAACCACCTCGCAGAGCTCAAGGCCGAGTCGTACCATCGGCGTCCGTCGGACACCGCGCCGGGCCGGTGA
- a CDS encoding MSMEG_0567/sll0787 family protein, with protein MLDGTQMTTPELRPAGDLSILAGTRARPTPPYLIQVIDTAQAHAAYRLLRHQEFVERQGLFTHTDRDDVDDDPRTVVLAAIAGDGTVIGGVRVAPCTATAIGWWAGSRLVVADPAHASGVGAALVRAACAYAESSGVVRFDATVQDRYATMFGQLGWQDRGSGPTLAGRAHRQMLWPIGHIQQATDSTKAMLADILAPLGHQPGGLGPSGFRGDDGVPLPDSEVIAACDAILPAMVERDPEWAGWCSVLVNLNDLAAMGAQPLGLLDAVAAPTRSQLTRIVRGVASAAQAWRTPVLGGHTQVGVHASLSVTALGRTARPVAAGGGRVGDTVSLIADLGGGWRPGYHGRQWDSTSSRSADELADMAALIGRRQPAAAKDVSMAGIAGTLGMLAEASGTGAELDVGAIPRPADAAMGDWLTCFPGYAMLVADRGPVEDTPAPTTSAACGRLTAEPGVRLRWPDGVVTIAVASTVTGLGVA; from the coding sequence ATGCTGGACGGCACCCAGATGACCACGCCCGAGCTCCGGCCGGCCGGTGACCTGTCGATTCTGGCCGGTACGCGTGCTCGCCCGACACCGCCCTACCTCATTCAGGTCATCGACACCGCGCAGGCACACGCCGCCTATCGCCTGCTGCGACACCAGGAATTCGTCGAGCGCCAAGGCCTGTTCACCCACACCGACCGCGATGACGTCGACGACGACCCACGCACCGTCGTGCTGGCGGCGATCGCCGGTGACGGCACCGTGATCGGGGGTGTACGGGTGGCACCCTGCACCGCCACCGCCATCGGCTGGTGGGCGGGCAGCCGCCTCGTCGTCGCCGATCCGGCGCACGCGTCCGGTGTCGGTGCTGCACTCGTGCGGGCAGCCTGCGCCTATGCCGAGTCATCGGGCGTGGTGCGGTTCGACGCCACCGTCCAGGACCGATACGCGACGATGTTCGGACAGCTCGGCTGGCAGGACCGCGGCTCCGGACCCACCCTCGCCGGACGGGCACACCGGCAGATGCTCTGGCCCATCGGACACATCCAGCAGGCCACCGACTCCACCAAGGCGATGCTCGCCGACATCCTCGCCCCACTCGGCCATCAACCGGGAGGACTGGGCCCCAGCGGTTTCCGCGGCGACGACGGCGTGCCGCTACCGGATTCGGAGGTCATCGCCGCCTGTGACGCCATCCTGCCCGCCATGGTCGAACGCGACCCGGAGTGGGCCGGTTGGTGTTCGGTGCTGGTCAACCTCAACGACCTCGCCGCGATGGGTGCGCAACCGCTCGGCCTGCTCGATGCCGTTGCCGCGCCGACCCGATCGCAGCTCACCCGCATCGTGCGGGGTGTCGCCTCGGCGGCCCAGGCGTGGCGCACCCCGGTCCTCGGTGGGCATACGCAGGTGGGGGTGCATGCCTCCTTGTCGGTGACCGCACTCGGCCGCACCGCACGTCCGGTGGCGGCGGGTGGCGGCCGGGTCGGCGACACCGTATCGCTCATCGCCGATCTCGGCGGCGGGTGGCGGCCTGGCTACCACGGGCGGCAGTGGGACTCCACCAGCAGTCGATCCGCCGACGAACTCGCCGACATGGCGGCACTCATCGGACGACGACAGCCGGCCGCCGCCAAGGATGTGAGTATGGCCGGCATCGCCGGCACCCTCGGGATGCTCGCCGAGGCGTCGGGGACGGGTGCCGAACTCGACGTCGGCGCCATTCCGCGACCGGCCGACGCCGCAATGGGCGACTGGCTCACCTGCTTTCCCGGCTACGCGATGCTGGTGGCGGACCGCGGCCCGGTCGAGGACACACCCGCGCCCACCACGTCGGCGGCGTGCGGCCGACTCACCGCCGAACCAGGTGTGCGACTGCGGTGGCCCGACGGTGTGGTGACCATCGCCGTCGCGTCCACGGTCACCGGGTTGGGCGTCGCGTGA
- a CDS encoding MSMEG_0568 family radical SAM protein, translated as MTVSTRVDLALLGIRGTPPVHRTGGAGPSDDGHLLIDGLNAAIPRNPDSPFAFDGERVLYDGVDAGIEIATIGRPRFYDLTTDDGVPYEKIAKLHGADVLATTVVQTCIRYDADQRCRFCSIEESLRSGATVAVKKPEHLAEVARAAVDLDGITQMVMTTGTSNGKDRGAKHLARCVRAVKAAVPDLPIQVQCEPPADLSTITDLREAGADAIGIHVESLDDAVRRRWMPGKASVPLDEYRAAWAEAVRVFGRNQVSTYLLVGLGEEADEMITGAKQLADTGVYPFIVPFRPHAGTLAVDVDRAGAPDPAIVEKISREVAAHLQMIGMTGAEQRAGCAACGACSVLQNVGG; from the coding sequence GTGACCGTATCCACCCGAGTCGATCTCGCCCTGCTCGGTATCCGCGGCACCCCACCGGTCCACCGCACCGGTGGCGCCGGACCGTCCGACGACGGCCACCTGCTGATCGACGGTCTCAACGCCGCGATACCCCGAAACCCCGACAGCCCCTTCGCCTTCGACGGCGAGCGCGTCCTCTACGACGGCGTCGACGCGGGCATCGAGATCGCGACGATCGGTCGACCCCGCTTCTACGACCTCACCACCGACGACGGTGTGCCGTACGAGAAGATCGCCAAACTGCACGGCGCCGACGTGCTCGCCACCACCGTGGTGCAGACCTGCATCCGCTACGATGCGGACCAACGCTGCCGCTTCTGCTCCATCGAGGAGTCCCTGCGGTCCGGGGCGACCGTCGCGGTCAAGAAGCCCGAACACCTCGCCGAGGTCGCCCGCGCGGCCGTCGACCTCGACGGCATCACCCAGATGGTGATGACCACCGGAACGTCGAACGGCAAGGACCGCGGCGCCAAACACCTCGCCCGCTGCGTGCGCGCGGTCAAGGCCGCCGTGCCGGATCTGCCGATCCAGGTGCAGTGTGAGCCACCGGCCGACCTGTCCACCATCACCGACCTGCGCGAGGCGGGCGCCGACGCGATCGGCATCCACGTCGAATCCCTCGACGACGCGGTGCGTCGGCGGTGGATGCCCGGCAAAGCGTCGGTACCGCTGGACGAGTACCGCGCGGCCTGGGCCGAGGCGGTGCGGGTATTCGGCCGCAACCAGGTGTCCACCTATCTGCTGGTCGGTCTCGGCGAGGAAGCCGACGAGATGATCACCGGCGCCAAACAACTCGCCGACACCGGGGTCTATCCGTTCATCGTGCCGTTCCGCCCGCATGCGGGAACGCTCGCCGTCGACGTGGATCGCGCCGGCGCACCCGATCCCGCCATCGTGGAGAAGATCAGCCGTGAGGTCGCCGCGCATCTGCAAATGATCGGGATGACCGGCGCCGAGCAGCGCGCCGGCTGCGCGGCCTGCGGGGCGTGCAGTGTGTTGCAGAACGTAGGGGGCTGA
- a CDS encoding AMP-binding protein, whose product MTRQPISAVLAHRARVTPDDMLVTDRTGAASAAEIDARVTRVARLLLDHDVRRDDRVVVSLPNGIGFVVACFAIWRAGATPLPLSPDLSDDERVALEDIAEPRAAFGRRPVRPDIAWVDEAQATGLSDDPLPDRWAHSWKAPTSSGSTGRPKVIASSAPALVDPDAPIAPFVPWQATQLVSSPMWHSTAFTYAFRGLTAGHRLVIEPAFDERGFLHAVERHGVTWAVLSPPSIRRLLRMPAQMRRRHDLSTLASVLHLGGRCPVPDKHALIDWLGAERVIEVYAGTESNGLTMIGGDEWLSRPGSVGKPISNTRIRITAADGTPAAPGEIGEIWMQRGPDAAYRYLGAPSRRTRDGWDTLGDLGYLDADGHLFVIDRAADVIHRNGVTIYPADIEQAFEQHPHVRGAVAVGDDTDPPRLTVIVDIADTTVSDAALTEFATRHLPADHRPDHICLTHRPLRNDAGKIRRRSLTGCHHPEHSASLRANGVPA is encoded by the coding sequence ATGACTCGTCAACCGATCTCCGCGGTCCTCGCGCACCGCGCCCGCGTCACGCCCGACGACATGCTCGTCACCGACCGGACCGGTGCCGCCTCCGCCGCGGAGATCGACGCCCGAGTGACCCGGGTGGCCCGGCTGCTGCTGGACCACGATGTCCGACGCGACGACCGGGTGGTGGTGTCCCTGCCCAACGGAATCGGTTTCGTGGTGGCCTGTTTCGCCATCTGGCGGGCCGGCGCCACTCCCCTGCCGCTGTCGCCCGACCTGTCCGACGACGAACGAGTCGCGCTCGAGGACATCGCCGAACCCCGGGCGGCATTCGGTCGCCGACCCGTCCGACCTGACATCGCCTGGGTCGACGAAGCGCAGGCCACCGGCCTGTCCGACGATCCGCTCCCGGATCGGTGGGCGCACAGCTGGAAGGCGCCGACCTCCTCGGGCAGCACCGGACGTCCCAAGGTGATCGCCAGCAGCGCACCGGCTCTCGTCGACCCGGACGCACCGATCGCACCTTTCGTGCCCTGGCAGGCCACCCAACTCGTCTCGTCGCCGATGTGGCACTCCACCGCGTTCACCTACGCGTTTCGTGGCCTCACCGCCGGCCATCGGCTCGTCATCGAACCGGCCTTCGACGAACGCGGTTTCCTCCACGCCGTCGAGCGCCACGGCGTCACCTGGGCGGTCCTGTCGCCGCCCTCGATCCGGCGGCTGCTGCGAATGCCGGCGCAGATGCGTCGACGTCACGATCTGTCCACCCTGGCGTCGGTCCTGCACCTCGGCGGGCGCTGCCCGGTGCCCGACAAGCACGCCCTCATCGACTGGCTCGGCGCCGAACGGGTCATCGAGGTCTACGCGGGTACCGAGTCCAACGGGCTGACCATGATCGGCGGCGACGAGTGGCTCAGTCGGCCGGGCTCGGTCGGAAAACCCATCAGCAACACTCGCATCCGCATCACCGCGGCCGACGGAACACCGGCGGCGCCGGGCGAGATCGGCGAGATCTGGATGCAGCGTGGACCCGACGCCGCCTACCGTTACCTCGGTGCACCGTCGCGGCGGACCCGCGACGGCTGGGACACCCTCGGCGACCTCGGCTACCTCGACGCCGACGGCCACCTGTTCGTGATCGACCGCGCCGCCGACGTCATCCACCGCAACGGCGTCACGATCTATCCCGCCGACATCGAGCAGGCCTTCGAACAACACCCGCACGTCCGTGGTGCCGTGGCCGTCGGCGACGACACGGACCCACCGCGCCTCACCGTCATCGTCGACATCGCCGACACGACCGTGAGCGACGCCGCGCTCACCGAGTTCGCGACCCGACACCTACCGGCCGACCACCGACCCGACCACATCTGCCTCACCCACCGACCACTCCGCAACGACGCGGGCAAGATCCGCCGACGTTCCCTCACCGGTTGCCACCACCCGGAACACTCGGCCTCCCTGCGAGCGAACGGAGTTCCCGCGTGA